The Thermonema lapsum genome window below encodes:
- a CDS encoding DUF4783 domain-containing protein, whose translation MPNFLFIVLPFELHWYDFSPSIEEVIITKKVIPMAMPKIIILLFGFFLFRGEAVDYSQQNTVLEEIERTFRIGSARELARYFNEVVELSINDSRASYSKSQAEFIMRDFFKNYPPKSDGVEVFHQGSYNQSLVYSILRYRSSQRTFRVFIKLKEYRQRYLIDSITISEE comes from the coding sequence ATGCCAAATTTTTTGTTTATTGTTCTTCCTTTTGAATTGCATTGGTATGATTTTAGCCCTTCTATTGAAGAAGTCATCATCACGAAAAAAGTAATCCCCATGGCAATGCCTAAAATCATCATTTTACTATTTGGATTTTTCCTTTTCCGGGGTGAGGCAGTGGATTACTCTCAACAAAACACTGTACTGGAGGAAATAGAGCGTACTTTTCGAATAGGTAGTGCCCGCGAGCTCGCGCGTTATTTCAATGAAGTAGTAGAATTATCCATCAATGACAGCCGCGCAAGTTACAGCAAAAGCCAAGCGGAGTTTATCATGCGCGATTTTTTTAAGAATTACCCCCCAAAAAGTGACGGAGTAGAAGTCTTCCATCAAGGAAGCTACAATCAATCGTTGGTGTACAGTATTTTACGCTATCGTTCTTCGCAACGAACATTCCGAGTATTCATCAAATTGAAAGAATACCGCCAACGTTACCTCATAGACAGCATCACCATATCGGAAGAATAG
- a CDS encoding SPOR domain-containing protein yields MRHLLFIAFVATLLGCASNARTQKHNERKELVIDTLLNKLRPVYIYEPEQLLADGQKMRVSAEKVFSHQHTETIFRALSFYKRILVRKEMPGYRVEVFVSPDRNEAVNAKNKCYSLFHPDYEVYFEYSRPKYRVKVGDFATREEANEFYKVAKRYFPTSIVVPDRVVIITEATEDDLILIRKQREAKKDTD; encoded by the coding sequence ATGCGCCATTTATTGTTTATTGCCTTTGTTGCCACCCTTTTGGGCTGTGCGTCCAACGCTAGAACACAAAAACACAACGAGCGTAAGGAGCTAGTCATAGATACCCTGCTGAACAAGCTGCGCCCAGTGTATATCTATGAACCTGAGCAGCTGCTTGCTGATGGGCAGAAGATGCGTGTATCCGCAGAAAAGGTTTTTTCGCACCAACACACAGAGACCATTTTTAGAGCACTGTCTTTTTACAAACGCATTTTGGTGCGTAAGGAAATGCCCGGATACAGGGTAGAAGTGTTTGTGTCGCCGGACAGAAACGAAGCCGTAAACGCAAAAAACAAATGTTATAGCCTCTTCCATCCGGATTATGAGGTGTACTTTGAGTATAGCCGCCCTAAGTACAGGGTGAAAGTGGGCGATTTTGCCACCCGCGAAGAGGCAAATGAGTTCTATAAAGTAGCCAAGCGTTATTTCCCTACTTCCATTGTGGTACCCGATCGGGTGGTGATTATCACCGAAGCAACCGAAGACGACCTGATACTTATTCGCAAACAGCGCGAAGCCAAGAAGGATACCGACTGA
- the bioB gene encoding biotin synthase BioB: protein MIRNDWTLEEVREIYQTPIMELIYRAATVHRQYHDPNEVQVCTLLSIKTGGCPEDCAYCPQAARYHTGVEVHKLLDVETVLKKALEAKEAGSTRFCMGAAWREVRNNRDFDKVLEMVKGVANLGLEVCCTLGMLTEEQAQKLKEAGLYAYNHNLDTSEDYYNNIITTRTYDDRLKTIEAVSKNGISVCSGGIIGLGEKEEDRIAMLHTLATMNPHPESVPINALVPVPGTPLENQPRVSVWEMVRMIATARILMPKAMVRLSAGRVRMNVEEQALCFLAGANSIFAGDKLLTTPNPDYVEDQKLFQILQLKPRPAYKQQEAKCCEHA from the coding sequence ATGATACGAAACGACTGGACACTTGAAGAAGTGCGTGAGATTTACCAAACCCCCATTATGGAGTTGATTTATCGCGCCGCTACGGTGCACCGCCAATATCACGACCCCAACGAGGTGCAGGTGTGTACACTCTTATCTATAAAAACAGGCGGCTGCCCCGAAGATTGCGCCTATTGCCCGCAAGCGGCACGTTATCATACCGGTGTGGAGGTGCACAAGCTGCTGGATGTAGAAACCGTATTAAAGAAAGCATTGGAAGCCAAAGAAGCCGGTAGCACCCGCTTTTGTATGGGCGCCGCTTGGCGTGAAGTGCGCAACAACCGCGACTTCGACAAGGTGCTTGAGATGGTGAAAGGTGTTGCCAACTTGGGTTTGGAGGTCTGCTGCACACTGGGTATGCTCACCGAAGAGCAAGCACAAAAACTAAAAGAAGCTGGGTTGTATGCTTACAACCACAACCTCGATACCAGCGAAGACTATTACAACAACATCATCACGACCCGCACTTATGACGACCGCCTGAAAACTATTGAGGCAGTAAGCAAAAATGGCATTTCAGTTTGTTCAGGAGGCATCATCGGTTTGGGCGAAAAAGAAGAAGACCGCATAGCCATGCTGCACACCTTGGCAACGATGAATCCCCATCCTGAGTCGGTGCCTATCAATGCACTGGTGCCGGTGCCGGGCACCCCTCTCGAAAACCAACCGCGCGTTTCGGTGTGGGAAATGGTGCGTATGATAGCCACTGCCCGCATTTTGATGCCCAAAGCCATGGTGCGCCTGTCGGCGGGGCGCGTGCGCATGAACGTAGAAGAGCAGGCATTGTGTTTTCTGGCTGGTGCCAACTCTATTTTTGCCGGTGATAAACTGCTCACTACCCCCAACCCCGATTACGTGGAAGACCAAAAGCTTTTCCAAATATTGCAATTGAAACCCCGTCCGGCTTACAAACAACAAGAAGCAAAGTGTTGTGAGCATGCATAA
- the dapF gene encoding diaminopimelate epimerase, with the protein MNTISFEKYQGAGNDFIIIDNRTGHFPKQNARLIAAMCRRRFGVGADGLILIEQAPQAHFKMIYFNADGYEGSLCGNGARCAVAFAHKHGICPQSVVFEAYDGMHEAKVLGKEVKLKMQDVRGIEQMATDACFLDTGSPHYVQWVHNLPAFPVLQEGRRIRYGEPFGQKGTNVNFIEQKDNNTIAIRTYERGVEDETYACGTGATAAALVAALRGMTSPLRVEALGGTLTVYFHRQNSEHFTDIYLQGPATFVFSGEYPLSTDTMAAPPLHFH; encoded by the coding sequence ATGAACACCATCTCTTTTGAAAAATACCAGGGAGCAGGCAACGATTTCATCATTATTGACAATCGAACAGGGCACTTCCCTAAACAAAATGCCCGCTTGATTGCAGCCATGTGTCGGCGGCGTTTTGGTGTTGGTGCAGACGGACTCATCTTGATAGAGCAAGCGCCGCAAGCCCACTTCAAGATGATTTACTTCAATGCCGACGGCTATGAGGGGTCTTTGTGCGGAAATGGTGCGCGTTGTGCAGTGGCTTTTGCCCATAAACACGGCATCTGTCCACAGTCGGTGGTCTTTGAAGCCTATGACGGCATGCACGAAGCAAAAGTACTGGGCAAGGAGGTCAAACTGAAAATGCAAGACGTGCGGGGTATTGAGCAAATGGCAACAGATGCCTGCTTTTTAGATACTGGTTCGCCTCATTATGTGCAGTGGGTGCACAATTTGCCTGCATTTCCGGTGCTGCAAGAGGGGCGGCGCATCCGCTATGGTGAACCTTTTGGACAAAAAGGTACCAATGTGAACTTCATAGAACAAAAAGACAACAATACCATTGCCATTCGCACTTATGAGCGAGGTGTGGAAGATGAAACCTATGCCTGTGGCACCGGCGCTACGGCAGCTGCTTTGGTGGCTGCTTTGCGTGGTATGACCTCCCCACTTAGGGTGGAGGCATTGGGGGGAACGCTCACTGTTTATTTCCACAGACAGAATAGCGAGCACTTTACAGATATCTATCTGCAAGGACCGGCAACTTTTGTTTTTTCCGGCGAGTATCCGCTATCAACTGACACAATGGCAGCCCCTCCTTTACACTTCCATTAA
- the secA gene encoding preprotein translocase subunit SecA — MSNIVEKALSALFGSKKERDLKKLLPYVEKINAEYNKLFSLSNDELRAKTRELQARIREQLAPYEQQIQKLREQAAALPEQNLSQKEEIFRQIDEIEKASLQHLEKVLDECLPLGFAIVKETARRFKENEELEVTATDFDRELAATKDYVRIEGDKAYWKNSWEAAGNRITWDMVHYDVQLIGGVVLHQGKIAEMATGEGKTLVATLPIFLNALAGKGVHLVTVNDYLARRDAEWMGPLYEFHGLRVDCIDKHPPHSIMRRRAYEADITYGTNNEFGFDYLRDNMVRYPEELVQRGHHYAIVDEVDSVLIDEARTPLIISGPIPKGDQSELYRTYKPRVEALVNEQRRLVTQFLNEAKKKIEAGDTKEGGLALFRAYRGLPKYRPLIKYLSEPGIKKILQKTEAIYLAENSKLMPEADAPLFFTIDEKNNLVQLTEKGLEAITKAGEDPHFFVLPDIGTEIAKIENDSALSPQEKVEKKEALIEDYKAKSERIHAVNQLLKAYCLFEKDVDYIIDEGKVKIVDEQTGRIMEGRRYSDGLHQALEAKENVKIEDATQTYATITLQNYFRMYHKLAGMTGTAETEADEFREIYGLDVVVIPTNKPVIRDDRPDKVYKTMRAKLNAVIAEIEEMRAKGRPVLVGTTSVEMSEIISRMLQLRKIPHQVLNAKHHQREAEIVANAGQVGTVTIATNMAGRGTDIKLSPEAKAAGGLAIIGTERHESRRVDRQLRGRAGRQGDPGSSQFFVSLEDNLMRLFGSDRIAKVMDRMGMDENEVIQSSMVTKSIERAQKKVEENNFAIRKRLLEYDDVMNVQREHIYKRRRHALFGERLDLDINQMFAGLCREIVEALKAQESYEDFKLEVIATFGFEPNITAEEFEREDIPALVRKLYAQVRAHYDEKNQRLLRQIMPFLKEKYEEIGDTVRNIEIVFTDHKKLIRIAADFAKVVETEGKELIRALERTTVLALIDQEWKEHLREMDDLRQSVQMAVHEQKDPLIIYKFEAFELFKELLSRINRDVTSFLMKATLPQAPTEVREARQPREKTPKLQAQKPSSLNDQPQAHEPSPVQRTAPIQSTKIIGRNDKVTVRYHDGRVVKDVKYKKVEQDILNNRCVIIEE, encoded by the coding sequence ATGTCTAATATTGTTGAAAAAGCGCTAAGCGCCCTCTTTGGCTCTAAGAAGGAGCGGGACCTGAAAAAACTGCTTCCCTACGTCGAAAAAATCAATGCCGAGTATAATAAACTTTTCTCTTTGAGCAACGACGAGCTGCGTGCCAAAACACGCGAGCTTCAAGCGCGCATACGAGAGCAGCTCGCACCTTATGAGCAACAAATACAAAAGCTGCGAGAACAAGCAGCTGCTTTGCCAGAACAAAATTTGTCTCAAAAAGAAGAAATCTTCCGTCAGATAGACGAAATAGAAAAAGCGAGTTTGCAGCATCTCGAAAAAGTGCTCGACGAGTGCTTGCCGTTAGGCTTTGCTATTGTGAAAGAAACGGCTCGCCGCTTCAAGGAAAACGAAGAGTTGGAGGTAACTGCCACTGACTTTGACCGTGAGCTGGCTGCTACCAAAGACTATGTGCGCATTGAAGGCGATAAGGCTTATTGGAAGAACTCATGGGAAGCTGCCGGCAACCGCATTACTTGGGATATGGTACATTACGACGTGCAGCTCATTGGTGGGGTGGTGTTGCATCAAGGCAAAATAGCCGAAATGGCAACCGGTGAAGGTAAAACACTGGTGGCTACCTTGCCCATTTTCCTGAATGCATTGGCAGGGAAGGGCGTGCATTTGGTTACGGTGAACGACTACCTTGCCCGCCGCGACGCCGAGTGGATGGGACCGCTCTATGAATTCCATGGCTTACGCGTGGACTGTATCGACAAGCACCCGCCACACTCTATCATGCGTCGTCGCGCCTACGAAGCCGATATTACCTACGGCACCAACAACGAATTTGGCTTTGACTATCTGCGCGACAACATGGTGCGCTACCCCGAAGAACTGGTGCAACGCGGGCACCACTATGCTATCGTCGATGAGGTGGACTCGGTACTTATCGACGAAGCCCGTACGCCCCTTATCATTTCCGGACCTATCCCCAAAGGGGACCAATCGGAGCTTTACCGCACCTATAAGCCCCGGGTGGAGGCACTGGTCAATGAACAGCGCCGTTTGGTAACCCAATTCCTCAACGAAGCCAAGAAGAAAATAGAAGCCGGTGATACTAAAGAAGGTGGATTGGCTCTGTTTCGCGCCTATCGTGGCTTGCCCAAGTACCGTCCTTTGATTAAGTATTTGAGTGAACCGGGCATTAAAAAGATATTGCAAAAAACCGAAGCCATCTATTTGGCAGAAAACTCTAAGTTGATGCCCGAAGCCGATGCCCCGCTCTTTTTCACCATCGACGAGAAAAACAACCTCGTGCAACTGACCGAAAAGGGCTTGGAAGCCATCACCAAAGCAGGCGAAGACCCCCACTTCTTTGTGTTGCCCGATATAGGCACCGAAATAGCCAAAATTGAAAACGACTCGGCACTCTCGCCACAAGAAAAAGTAGAAAAAAAAGAAGCGCTCATTGAAGACTATAAAGCCAAGTCGGAGCGCATCCATGCCGTTAACCAATTGTTGAAAGCCTACTGTCTCTTTGAAAAAGACGTCGATTATATCATCGACGAGGGCAAGGTGAAAATTGTGGATGAACAGACCGGGCGCATCATGGAGGGGCGTCGATATTCCGACGGCTTGCATCAAGCCTTAGAAGCCAAAGAGAACGTAAAAATAGAGGACGCCACCCAGACCTATGCCACCATTACCCTGCAGAACTACTTCCGCATGTATCACAAGCTGGCAGGCATGACCGGTACGGCAGAAACCGAAGCCGACGAGTTTCGCGAAATCTATGGTTTAGATGTGGTGGTGATTCCTACCAATAAGCCGGTAATCCGGGATGACCGCCCCGATAAAGTCTATAAGACCATGCGCGCTAAGCTCAATGCCGTGATTGCCGAAATTGAGGAGATGCGTGCCAAAGGGCGTCCTGTTCTGGTAGGTACTACCTCGGTAGAAATGTCTGAAATTATTAGCCGTATGCTGCAGCTGCGTAAAATACCGCATCAGGTATTGAACGCCAAGCACCATCAGCGAGAGGCTGAAATTGTTGCCAATGCCGGGCAAGTAGGTACTGTTACTATCGCTACCAACATGGCGGGACGTGGTACTGACATCAAGCTGTCGCCTGAAGCCAAAGCCGCCGGTGGTTTGGCTATCATCGGTACCGAGCGCCACGAGTCGCGCCGGGTAGACCGTCAGCTGCGCGGACGTGCCGGGCGTCAAGGCGACCCCGGTTCTTCGCAATTCTTCGTCAGCTTGGAAGACAACCTCATGCGTTTGTTTGGCTCAGACCGCATCGCCAAAGTCATGGACCGCATGGGGATGGACGAAAATGAGGTGATTCAAAGCAGCATGGTAACTAAGTCTATTGAGCGGGCGCAAAAAAAGGTAGAAGAGAACAACTTTGCCATTCGCAAGCGACTGCTCGAGTACGATGATGTGATGAACGTGCAGCGCGAGCACATCTATAAGCGCCGCCGGCATGCCCTTTTCGGTGAGCGCTTAGATTTGGATATTAACCAGATGTTTGCCGGCTTGTGTCGAGAAATTGTAGAGGCATTGAAAGCCCAAGAGTCTTATGAAGACTTTAAGTTGGAAGTGATTGCTACTTTCGGGTTTGAACCCAATATTACTGCCGAAGAGTTTGAACGTGAGGACATTCCTGCCTTGGTTCGAAAACTGTATGCACAAGTCCGTGCTCATTATGATGAAAAAAATCAGCGTCTGCTGCGGCAGATTATGCCTTTCCTGAAAGAAAAATACGAGGAGATAGGCGATACCGTACGCAATATAGAGATTGTCTTTACTGACCATAAAAAACTGATTCGTATTGCGGCTGATTTTGCGAAGGTTGTAGAAACCGAAGGGAAAGAACTCATTCGGGCGTTGGAGCGAACCACCGTGTTGGCGCTCATCGACCAAGAGTGGAAAGAGCACCTGCGCGAGATGGATGACTTGCGTCAGTCGGTGCAAATGGCAGTGCACGAGCAAAAAGACCCGCTCATCATTTACAAGTTCGAAGCATTTGAGCTTTTCAAAGAATTGCTTTCCCGCATCAATCGCGATGTAACGAGCTTCTTGATGAAAGCTACTTTGCCACAGGCACCCACCGAAGTGCGTGAGGCAAGACAGCCCCGTGAAAAGACACCTAAATTGCAAGCGCAAAAGCCTTCAAGTCTGAACGACCAGCCCCAAGCACACGAGCCCTCACCCGTGCAAAGAACAGCTCCCATTCAATCTACCAAAATCATTGGGCGGAACGACAAGGTGACGGTACGCTATCATGACGGGCGGGTAGTCAAAGATGTGAAGTACAAAAAAGTGGAGCAGGATATTTTGAACAATCGTTGTGTGATTATTGAAGAGTAG
- a CDS encoding T9SS type B sorting domain-containing protein — protein MNRLKINAGVNLFYQLCLVVCWGIPIALAGGLDVVATYPAHRTRNAHPNAIYWMEFNDSIRKGSGRIIFYAYPSNAVLQEIDVMSEAVWVEGKRLFINLPEMLPLNTEVWVKVTPGAVIGNQGNVFQGIVNNNRWRFSTRSSLLFYTLKSPYSSCIPLRPVFEIEFENYPSLGSGNLYLLKYKDTLHVWAAAAGQIVDNKKVRYVLPFNLEALQEYYILVDTAAFYAPGGVPFVGINDPDTWRFSTGVPPPATVQGAACPGEPCFLQATAPIELLPQQVEGYFLWYNSPSATNPLTTSEGAPYTEATFRIERLEKNTTLYVSWVWQGCESIRQPVQASLLPVPKVKINKPPAPVFEGDTITLKATGAEFYYWSPAAFILGDTVGSEARIKAIEGIEVVVIGENNYGCRSSDTLRLEVQPRPQERLFLPTLFSPNGDGKNDVFRLLGSGVASVHLRIYNKQGVLLFETSDITTAMQQGWDGTHQGVPQPPDVYFWQIEGTFRSGAPLTVEGKTHGVLTLIR, from the coding sequence TTGAACAGACTGAAAATAAATGCGGGAGTGAATTTGTTTTATCAATTGTGCTTGGTAGTATGTTGGGGGATACCCATTGCTCTGGCAGGAGGGCTTGATGTAGTAGCAACCTATCCTGCCCACCGAACCCGTAATGCACACCCCAATGCCATCTATTGGATGGAGTTTAACGACTCCATCCGGAAAGGAAGCGGGAGAATTATTTTTTATGCCTACCCTTCGAACGCTGTGTTACAAGAAATAGATGTGATGAGTGAAGCGGTGTGGGTTGAAGGTAAGCGTTTGTTTATCAACTTGCCGGAGATGTTGCCACTGAATACAGAAGTATGGGTGAAGGTAACTCCCGGTGCGGTAATAGGGAATCAAGGGAATGTTTTTCAAGGTATAGTAAACAACAACCGTTGGCGTTTTTCTACCCGTAGTTCTCTTTTGTTTTATACTCTCAAAAGTCCGTATAGCTCTTGCATTCCTTTGCGACCCGTCTTTGAAATTGAATTTGAGAACTATCCGAGTTTGGGAAGCGGAAACCTCTACTTGCTCAAATACAAAGATACGCTACACGTTTGGGCAGCGGCGGCAGGGCAAATCGTCGATAACAAGAAAGTGCGCTATGTGCTGCCCTTCAATTTGGAAGCATTGCAGGAATACTACATACTGGTTGATACGGCTGCTTTTTATGCTCCGGGAGGGGTGCCTTTTGTAGGCATCAACGACCCTGACACCTGGCGCTTCTCGACGGGAGTACCCCCACCGGCTACGGTGCAGGGAGCAGCCTGCCCCGGAGAACCCTGCTTTTTGCAAGCAACTGCCCCCATAGAGTTGTTACCTCAGCAAGTGGAAGGCTACTTCTTGTGGTATAACAGCCCTTCGGCAACAAACCCGCTGACAACCTCCGAAGGAGCACCTTATACAGAAGCCACCTTCCGAATAGAACGCTTGGAAAAAAATACAACGCTTTATGTCAGTTGGGTATGGCAGGGCTGTGAAAGTATCCGGCAGCCCGTGCAAGCAAGCCTATTGCCAGTGCCCAAAGTGAAGATTAACAAACCACCTGCCCCTGTATTTGAAGGGGATACCATAACGTTGAAAGCCACTGGGGCAGAATTTTATTACTGGTCGCCCGCAGCCTTTATACTTGGCGATACGGTAGGCAGTGAAGCACGAATCAAAGCAATTGAAGGCATCGAAGTGGTAGTGATAGGCGAAAATAATTACGGTTGCCGTTCGTCGGATACGCTGCGCTTGGAAGTGCAACCTCGCCCGCAAGAGCGTTTGTTCTTGCCCACCCTCTTTTCACCTAATGGCGATGGAAAAAACGATGTCTTTCGTTTGTTAGGCAGTGGGGTGGCAAGCGTGCACCTTCGCATTTACAACAAACAAGGTGTGCTTCTCTTCGAAACATCTGACATCACCACAGCCATGCAACAAGGATGGGATGGTACCCATCAAGGCGTGCCACAGCCCCCCGATGTGTATTTTTGGCAAATAGAAGGAACTTTTCGCAGTGGAGCGCCTTTGACTGTAGAGGGTAAAACCCACGGTGTGCTAACCTTGATTCGCTGA
- a CDS encoding PorP/SprF family type IX secretion system membrane protein, whose translation MARLLSIGGVLLCVCFFFLKKAHAQAELFTLQKPVSSWINPASVGSELKGAAHLLYRQQYIGDGYSLRLPSFQFQYPIFSQDQTRHWGGVGLAFMQEQLGNTSIYKNTGIALSLAYAMPLSEETKLSFGMQAAYFLRRIEEGKITTEYQYLNGVLGEPSLSGEDFSRLQVRYPSIQSGLIIRRQRAQEKTPLFEFGVSALALNQPNVSFYKEPFLLPSRLFVSLNVRGWSNRTAALMPSIRWTYQAGNQQWRVGAEYYHDFPALNPAFTEGAMSIAAWWQGSYLMGSLSLRQAEYQISFSYDVNMGKKGYPTAFELGVAWTKPFELKKKKQRRHLSVARRQPVPSHEENPKVIVFTREPVEVKPHKERPALTEAEKDILRSNIYFEQGSSQLSDSAKKQLIQVAEVLQAHPEILLKIEGHTCSFREEMGNEKLSMERAYAVRTFLKAHGVEEKRMIVDAMADRKPVATNDTEAGRHLNRRVVLVPLL comes from the coding sequence ATGGCACGACTGCTGTCGATAGGAGGAGTTCTGCTGTGTGTCTGTTTTTTTTTCCTTAAAAAGGCACACGCACAAGCAGAATTATTTACTCTCCAGAAGCCCGTTTCTTCATGGATAAATCCGGCATCGGTAGGGAGTGAGTTAAAGGGAGCGGCTCATTTGCTTTACAGGCAGCAATACATAGGGGATGGCTATAGTCTGCGCCTACCTTCTTTTCAGTTTCAATATCCGATATTCAGTCAAGACCAAACTCGCCACTGGGGAGGGGTAGGTTTGGCTTTCATGCAAGAACAGTTGGGTAACACTTCGATATACAAGAATACCGGCATTGCGCTTTCGCTGGCGTATGCCATGCCCCTGAGCGAAGAAACCAAATTGAGTTTTGGCATGCAGGCTGCTTATTTTCTACGGCGCATAGAAGAAGGTAAGATTACCACCGAGTATCAGTATCTGAATGGTGTGTTGGGCGAACCTTCTTTAAGCGGTGAAGACTTCAGTCGTTTGCAGGTAAGATATCCTTCCATTCAATCGGGGCTTATCATTCGAAGGCAGCGGGCGCAGGAAAAAACGCCCCTCTTTGAGTTTGGTGTGAGTGCGCTGGCTTTGAATCAACCCAATGTATCTTTTTACAAAGAACCGTTTTTGCTTCCTTCCCGCTTGTTTGTTTCTTTGAATGTGCGGGGGTGGAGTAACCGCACGGCTGCTCTTATGCCTTCCATACGTTGGACCTACCAAGCCGGCAATCAACAGTGGCGCGTGGGGGCAGAGTACTACCACGACTTCCCAGCTTTGAATCCTGCTTTCACAGAGGGGGCAATGAGTATTGCCGCTTGGTGGCAGGGAAGCTACTTGATGGGCAGCCTCAGCCTTCGACAGGCAGAATACCAAATTTCATTTAGCTATGATGTGAATATGGGAAAAAAAGGCTATCCTACTGCCTTTGAACTTGGCGTGGCATGGACCAAGCCTTTTGAATTGAAGAAAAAAAAACAGCGCCGTCATTTGTCGGTGGCACGCAGGCAGCCGGTACCCTCACACGAAGAAAACCCCAAAGTGATAGTATTTACACGTGAACCCGTAGAAGTAAAACCTCATAAGGAACGCCCGGCATTGACCGAGGCTGAAAAAGACATCTTACGCAGCAATATTTATTTTGAGCAGGGAAGCAGTCAATTGTCTGATTCTGCCAAGAAACAGCTAATTCAAGTGGCTGAAGTACTTCAGGCGCATCCCGAGATATTGTTAAAAATCGAAGGGCATACCTGCTCATTCAGGGAAGAAATGGGAAATGAAAAGTTGTCGATGGAACGTGCCTATGCTGTCCGTACTTTCTTAAAAGCACACGGCGTAGAAGAAAAACGTATGATAGTGGATGCTATGGCTGACCGCAAACCCGTAGCTACCAATGACACCGAAGCAGGGCGCCACCTGAACCGACGGGTAGTGTTGGTGCCACTGTTGTGA